One window of the Pseudomonas lurida genome contains the following:
- the adk gene encoding adenylate kinase → MRVILLGAPGAGKGTQAKFITEKFGIPQISTGDMLRAAVKAGTELGLIAKSVMDSGGLVSDDLIINLVKERISQEDCKNGFLFDGFPRTIPQAEALVKAGVELDAVVEIAVEDEEIVQRIAGRRVHEASGRVYHTVYNPPKVEGKDDVTGEDLVQRKDDTEETVRHRLSVYHSQTKPLVDFYQKLSAAQGKPKYSHIPGVGSVEAITAKVLQALS, encoded by the coding sequence ATGCGCGTCATTCTGCTGGGAGCTCCCGGGGCCGGTAAAGGTACTCAGGCAAAGTTCATCACTGAAAAATTCGGCATTCCACAAATCTCCACCGGCGACATGCTGCGTGCGGCCGTCAAGGCTGGCACCGAGCTGGGCCTGATCGCCAAGAGCGTGATGGACAGCGGTGGCCTGGTTTCCGATGACTTGATCATCAACCTGGTCAAGGAACGCATCAGCCAGGAAGACTGCAAGAACGGTTTCCTGTTCGACGGCTTCCCGCGCACCATTCCCCAGGCTGAAGCCCTAGTGAAGGCTGGCGTCGAGCTGGATGCAGTGGTCGAAATCGCGGTTGAAGATGAAGAGATCGTCCAGCGCATTGCCGGTCGTCGCGTTCACGAAGCCTCCGGCCGCGTGTACCACACCGTCTACAACCCGCCAAAGGTTGAAGGCAAGGACGATGTGACCGGCGAAGACCTGGTACAGCGCAAGGACGACACTGAAGAAACCGTGCGTCATCGCCTGTCGGTCTACCACTCCCAGACCAAACCGCTGGTGGATTTCTACCAGAAGTTGTCCGCAGCCCAGGGCAAGCCGAAGTACAGCCACATTCCTGGCGTCGGCTCGGTGGAAGCGATCACCGCCAAAGTGCTGCAAGCACTGAGCTGA
- the tsaB gene encoding tRNA (adenosine(37)-N6)-threonylcarbamoyltransferase complex dimerization subunit type 1 TsaB encodes MSTLLALDTATEACSVALLHDGKVTSHYKVIPRLHAQKLLPMIKQLLEDAGTTLAAVDAIAFGRGPGAFTGVRIAIGVVQGLAFALERPVLPVSNLAVLAQRALREHGAHQVAAAIDARMDEVYWGCYRETAGEMRLVGVEAVQPPESSQLPGDASGDWFGAGTGWGYGERIAVPLVGQDAAMLPHAEDLLALARFAFERGEAIPADQAAPVYLRDKVAQTKAERGII; translated from the coding sequence ATGAGCACCCTGCTGGCCCTGGACACCGCGACTGAAGCTTGCTCCGTTGCCTTGCTGCACGATGGCAAGGTAACGAGCCACTACAAGGTGATCCCGCGCCTGCACGCGCAGAAGCTGTTGCCGATGATCAAGCAGCTGCTGGAAGACGCCGGTACCACCTTGGCTGCGGTAGACGCCATCGCCTTCGGCCGTGGGCCGGGTGCATTCACGGGTGTACGCATCGCCATTGGCGTGGTGCAGGGCTTGGCATTTGCGCTGGAACGCCCGGTATTGCCGGTGTCCAACCTTGCCGTGCTGGCCCAGCGCGCCTTGCGTGAACACGGTGCACACCAGGTTGCGGCGGCCATCGATGCACGCATGGATGAAGTCTATTGGGGCTGCTACCGCGAAACGGCGGGCGAGATGCGCCTGGTCGGCGTGGAAGCCGTGCAGCCTCCGGAGTCTTCGCAATTGCCTGGCGATGCCAGCGGCGACTGGTTCGGTGCAGGCACCGGCTGGGGTTATGGCGAGCGCATCGCTGTGCCGTTGGTAGGGCAGGACGCAGCGATGTTGCCCCACGCTGAAGACTTGTTGGCGCTCGCGCGCTTCGCCTTCGAACGGGGCGAGGCGATTCCCGCAGACCAGGCTGCGCCTGTGTACCTGCGCGATAAAGTGGCGCAGACCAAGGCAGAGCGCGGGATTATTTGA
- a CDS encoding DUF72 domain-containing protein, with translation MRLPYHLGCPSWSENAWREYLYPADARSSDYLALYSQVFNAVEGNTTFYARPSAATVQRWAEIMPDDFRFTAKFPGDISHSGNLIEQLPAAESFVGLMSPLGERVSPLWLQLPATFTPQRLGELAGFIDSLERPMAVEVRHSEFFAKGDAERMLNRLLRDRGVERICLDPRALFSCTSTSAAVLHAQSKKPKVPPRPAALTPFPQVRFIGHPELEANDPFLVPWVEKVAGWIEEGRTPYVFLHTSDNRLAAQLALRFHEQLMARLPGLPPLPTLDRAPVAEQLGLL, from the coding sequence ATGCGTCTGCCTTACCACCTCGGTTGCCCGTCCTGGAGTGAAAACGCCTGGCGCGAGTACCTGTACCCCGCCGATGCCCGTTCCAGTGATTACCTCGCGCTTTATTCCCAAGTCTTCAACGCCGTGGAAGGCAATACCACGTTCTACGCGCGCCCCTCGGCGGCCACCGTGCAACGCTGGGCCGAGATCATGCCCGACGATTTCCGCTTCACGGCCAAATTCCCCGGTGATATCAGCCACAGCGGCAACTTGATTGAGCAACTGCCAGCAGCAGAAAGCTTTGTTGGCTTGATGAGCCCCTTGGGTGAGCGGGTATCGCCTCTGTGGTTGCAGTTGCCCGCGACGTTTACGCCGCAGCGCCTGGGGGAATTGGCAGGTTTCATTGATAGCCTGGAGCGGCCGATGGCGGTGGAAGTACGCCATTCGGAGTTCTTCGCCAAAGGCGATGCCGAGCGCATGCTCAATCGCTTGTTGCGGGACCGGGGCGTTGAGCGAATCTGCCTGGACCCTCGCGCCTTGTTCAGTTGCACGTCCACCTCGGCCGCCGTGCTGCACGCTCAATCGAAAAAGCCCAAGGTGCCACCGCGGCCAGCGGCGCTGACGCCGTTTCCCCAGGTACGGTTTATCGGTCATCCCGAACTGGAAGCCAATGATCCGTTCTTGGTGCCGTGGGTGGAAAAAGTCGCTGGCTGGATCGAAGAAGGCCGCACCCCTTATGTGTTCCTGCACACTTCGGATAACCGCCTCGCCGCGCAGTTGGCCCTGCGTTTCCACGAACAGTTGATGGCGCGTCTACCTGGGCTGCCGCCCCTTCCGACCTTGGATCGCGCCCCCGTAGCGGAGCAACTGGGGTTACTCTAG
- a CDS encoding isocitrate lyase/PEP mutase family protein has translation MDAQTLRAETFKALHERDRAFVMPNPWDAGSAVMLASLGFEALATTSAGYAFSLGRPDAEGALSLEDTLFNASMIAKATALPVAADLENGFSDTPEGCAQAILRAAATGIVGGSIEDATGIAVDPIYPFDLSVERVEAAVAAARSLPFPFTLTARAENLLHGRLDLADTIRRLQAYAEAGADVLYAPALRSAEEVLAVVKAVAPKPVNVLMSGGLNLSVVQLSEMGVRRISVGSALALAAYGEFYRAAQEVHELGTFTFTERKMPFSQANQFFKD, from the coding sequence ATGGATGCCCAAACCCTTCGCGCTGAAACCTTCAAAGCCTTGCATGAGCGTGATCGCGCATTCGTGATGCCCAACCCGTGGGATGCGGGCTCCGCCGTGATGCTGGCCAGCCTGGGCTTTGAAGCGCTGGCCACCACCAGCGCGGGCTACGCGTTCAGCCTGGGACGCCCGGATGCAGAGGGGGCGTTGTCCCTGGAAGACACGTTGTTCAATGCCAGCATGATTGCCAAGGCCACGGCGTTGCCGGTGGCGGCCGACCTGGAAAATGGCTTCAGCGACACCCCAGAAGGCTGCGCCCAGGCAATCCTGCGTGCCGCTGCCACGGGGATCGTCGGCGGATCCATCGAAGATGCCACGGGCATTGCCGTTGACCCGATCTATCCCTTTGACCTGTCCGTCGAGCGCGTCGAAGCCGCGGTTGCCGCTGCCCGCAGCCTGCCATTCCCCTTCACCCTGACGGCCCGCGCGGAGAATCTCCTGCATGGGCGCCTTGATCTGGCCGACACAATCCGGCGCCTGCAGGCGTACGCCGAAGCCGGTGCCGACGTGCTGTACGCGCCGGCCCTGCGAAGTGCCGAGGAAGTGCTGGCGGTGGTCAAGGCGGTGGCGCCCAAGCCTGTCAATGTGTTGATGTCTGGGGGCTTGAACCTGAGCGTCGTGCAGCTGAGCGAAATGGGCGTGCGACGCATCAGCGTCGGTTCGGCCCTGGCGTTGGCGGCTTATGGTGAGTTCTATCGTGCGGCCCAAGAGGTGCATGAACTGGGGACGTTCACCTTTACCGAGCGCAAGATGCCGTTCAGTCAGGCCAACCAGTTCTTCAAGGACTAA
- a CDS encoding extensin-like domain-containing protein encodes MGTLLMLAAVFAVGVWRGWVPLPADWNPWAPLDVRASPNLLTRYKLGRLQADPALCDQVLETSGLRVSHQADTPADATCPLRNTLRVQGAAVGLSSSFLASCPLAVAFALFERHSLQPAAQAVFGQAVTRVDHLGSFACRNIYNRAEGRLSQHASANALDIAGFRLADGRSISVLKDWPGEGDKARFLRQVRDSACDDFNVVLSPDYNAAHRNHFHLDMGRWWVCR; translated from the coding sequence ATGGGCACGCTGCTGATGCTGGCTGCAGTCTTTGCCGTAGGCGTGTGGCGTGGCTGGGTACCCCTACCGGCCGATTGGAACCCGTGGGCACCGTTGGATGTGCGTGCCAGTCCCAACCTGTTGACGCGCTACAAGCTGGGTCGCTTGCAGGCTGACCCGGCGCTGTGCGACCAAGTGCTGGAAACCTCGGGCCTGCGCGTCAGCCATCAGGCGGATACGCCGGCGGATGCCACGTGCCCCTTGCGTAATACCTTGCGCGTACAGGGTGCAGCCGTCGGGCTGAGCAGCAGCTTTCTCGCCAGTTGCCCACTGGCGGTGGCGTTCGCCCTGTTCGAGCGGCACAGCCTGCAACCGGCGGCCCAGGCGGTATTTGGCCAGGCGGTGACGCGGGTCGATCACCTGGGCAGCTTTGCCTGCCGCAATATCTACAACCGTGCCGAGGGCCGACTCAGCCAGCACGCGTCGGCGAATGCGCTGGACATTGCCGGCTTTCGCCTGGCGGATGGGCGCAGTATCAGCGTGCTCAAGGATTGGCCAGGAGAGGGCGACAAGGCGCGGTTCCTGCGTCAGGTACGCGATAGCGCCTGTGATGATTTCAATGTGGTGCTGAGCCCGGACTACAACGCCGCGCACCGCAACCATTTCCATCTGGATATGGGGCGTTGGTGGGTATGTCGCTGA
- a CDS encoding class I SAM-dependent methyltransferase produces the protein MSEQPAASRIQVEALGEGFKARAEQWATLLGLPLYLADAEFSLQVGEHGLQLQQLGPDAPGPVRVDFVEGGAAHRRLYGGGSGQMIAKAVGVAQGVRPRVLDATAGLGKDAFVLASLGCEMSLIERQPLIGALLEDGLARGADDFEVAPIVARMQLLKGNSIDVMRHWEGEPPQVIYLDPMFPHREKTALVKKEMRLFRPLVGDDPDAPALLAAALALASHRVVVKRPRKAPCIDGPKPSHALDGKSSRYDIYPKKALKP, from the coding sequence ATGAGCGAACAACCAGCGGCCAGCCGCATCCAGGTCGAGGCCTTGGGCGAAGGTTTCAAGGCCCGTGCCGAGCAGTGGGCTACCCTGTTGGGCTTGCCGTTGTACCTGGCAGATGCGGAATTTTCCCTGCAAGTGGGAGAGCATGGCCTTCAGTTGCAACAGCTTGGGCCTGACGCGCCTGGGCCGGTGCGGGTGGACTTTGTCGAAGGCGGCGCGGCGCATCGACGCCTGTACGGCGGCGGCAGCGGGCAGATGATCGCCAAGGCCGTGGGCGTCGCCCAAGGCGTGCGCCCACGGGTGCTAGACGCCACGGCAGGCTTGGGCAAAGACGCATTCGTGCTGGCCAGCCTGGGTTGCGAGATGAGCCTGATCGAGCGTCAGCCGTTGATCGGTGCGTTGCTTGAGGATGGGTTGGCACGTGGCGCGGATGATTTTGAGGTGGCACCGATCGTGGCGCGCATGCAGCTGCTCAAGGGCAACTCCATCGACGTGATGCGCCATTGGGAAGGCGAGCCGCCCCAGGTGATCTACCTCGACCCGATGTTCCCGCACCGTGAGAAGACCGCGCTGGTGAAGAAGGAAATGCGTCTGTTCCGACCGCTGGTGGGGGATGATCCGGACGCTCCCGCGCTGTTGGCTGCCGCGCTGGCCCTGGCCAGCCATCGCGTGGTGGTCAAGCGCCCGCGCAAGGCGCCGTGCATTGACGGGCCCAAGCCGAGCCATGCGCTGGATGGTAAGTCCAGCCGGTATGACATCTACCCCAAGAAAGCGCTCAAGCCTTGA
- a CDS encoding TetR/AcrR family transcriptional regulator: MSDNPVNTNSPGRPKDMAKRQAILEAAKILFLSNGYASTSMDAVALEAGVSKLTVYSHFNDKETLFTAAVVAKCEEQLPVMYFELPAGMPVETVLLTIARGFHRLINSEESVNLHRLMMTTGNQDVKLSQIFFEAGPMRMLQGMERLLGKIDQSGALSIDKPFTAAEHFFCLLKGTANFCLLYGCGGHLSEEAAEAHVQEVVGLFMRAYRP, encoded by the coding sequence ATGTCCGACAATCCTGTGAACACCAATAGCCCCGGGCGTCCCAAGGACATGGCAAAACGCCAGGCAATTCTCGAAGCAGCGAAAATCCTGTTTTTGAGCAATGGCTACGCCAGTACCAGCATGGACGCGGTGGCACTGGAAGCCGGCGTGTCGAAGCTGACCGTCTACAGCCATTTCAACGACAAAGAGACCTTGTTCACCGCCGCCGTGGTGGCCAAATGCGAAGAGCAACTGCCGGTGATGTACTTCGAGCTGCCCGCAGGCATGCCTGTGGAGACTGTGCTGTTGACGATCGCGCGGGGGTTCCATCGCCTGATCAATAGCGAAGAGTCGGTCAACCTGCATCGCCTGATGATGACCACCGGCAATCAGGACGTGAAACTCTCGCAGATCTTCTTCGAGGCAGGCCCCATGCGCATGCTGCAGGGCATGGAACGCCTGCTCGGCAAGATCGACCAGAGCGGCGCATTGAGCATCGACAAACCCTTTACGGCGGCCGAGCACTTCTTCTGCCTGCTCAAGGGCACGGCGAACTTTTGCTTGCTGTATGGCTGCGGCGGGCACCTGAGCGAAGAAGCCGCCGAAGCCCATGTTCAGGAAGTGGTAGGGTTGTTCATGCGTGCCTACAGGCCATGA
- a CDS encoding efflux RND transporter periplasmic adaptor subunit, protein MRSTFLPFALPVSLVCLLAACGHEEATQTTIRPAMVVQPQPSVQAMDSYPGEVRARYEPDLAFRIGGKVSKRLVEEGERVKANQALAELDPQDVRLQLEATRAQVAAAQANLSLVRAERDRYKTLMDRQMVSRSQYDNSENLYRSGEARLKQIKAEFDVANNQAGYAVLRAPQDGVVAKRAVEVGQVVSAGQTVFTLATDGEREVLISLPEQGFGRFKIGQPVSVELWSQPDQRFSGRIRELSPAADPKSRTFAARVAFTGGKVPAELGQSARVFIQADGVVPLSVPLSALSAENGASYVWRVQPDNSITRVPVRIGAFGEKSVPVLEGLAPTDWVIAAGVHVLHEGQQVRPVDRSNRVVNLAAKE, encoded by the coding sequence ATGCGCAGTACTTTCCTGCCCTTTGCGTTGCCTGTCAGTCTGGTCTGCTTGCTGGCCGCCTGCGGCCATGAAGAAGCGACCCAAACCACCATCCGCCCGGCCATGGTGGTGCAACCACAGCCTTCTGTGCAGGCGATGGATAGCTACCCAGGTGAAGTACGCGCCCGCTACGAACCAGACCTGGCTTTTCGCATCGGTGGCAAAGTCAGCAAGCGGCTGGTGGAGGAGGGCGAACGGGTCAAGGCCAACCAGGCGCTGGCGGAACTCGACCCTCAGGACGTGCGCCTGCAACTGGAAGCGACCCGCGCCCAAGTTGCCGCCGCCCAGGCCAACTTGAGCCTGGTGCGTGCCGAGCGCGACCGCTACAAGACCCTGATGGACCGTCAGATGGTCAGCCGTTCCCAATACGACAATTCCGAAAACCTCTACCGCTCCGGTGAAGCGCGCCTCAAGCAGATCAAGGCCGAGTTTGACGTGGCCAACAACCAGGCCGGTTATGCCGTATTGCGTGCGCCCCAGGACGGTGTGGTGGCCAAGCGTGCGGTGGAAGTCGGCCAAGTGGTGTCTGCCGGCCAGACGGTGTTCACCCTGGCCACCGATGGCGAGCGCGAAGTACTCATAAGCCTGCCGGAGCAAGGTTTTGGCCGCTTCAAGATCGGCCAGCCGGTGTCGGTCGAACTGTGGAGCCAGCCCGACCAACGCTTCAGCGGACGTATTCGCGAGCTGTCGCCGGCAGCCGATCCGAAGTCGCGCACCTTCGCCGCCCGCGTAGCGTTCACGGGCGGCAAGGTCCCGGCTGAACTGGGTCAGAGCGCGCGCGTATTCATCCAGGCCGACGGCGTTGTGCCTCTGTCGGTGCCGCTGTCGGCGCTCAGTGCGGAGAACGGCGCGTCCTATGTCTGGCGCGTGCAGCCGGACAATTCCATCACCCGCGTGCCGGTGCGCATTGGCGCCTTTGGTGAAAAATCCGTCCCGGTACTGGAAGGCCTGGCCCCGACCGATTGGGTCATCGCCGCCGGTGTGCATGTGCTCCACGAGGGCCAGCAAGTGCGCCCGGTGGATCGCTCCAACCGTGTGGTGAATCTGGCGGCCAAGGAGTAG
- a CDS encoding efflux RND transporter permease subunit, with product MGFNLSEWALRNRQIVLFLMILLAVVGTLSYSKLGQSEDPPFTFKAMVIKTNWPGATAQEVSRQVTERIEKKLMETGEYERIVSFSRPGESQVTFIARDSMHSAQIPELWYQVRKKISDIRQTLPPDIQGPFFNDEFGTTFGNIYALTGDGFDYAVLKDYADRIQIQLQRVADVGKVELLGLQDEKIWIELSNLKLATLGLPLAAVQQALQEQNAVSTAGFFETPSERVQLRVSGNFKSVEEIRSFPIRVGDRTFRIGDVADIHRGFNDPPAPRMRYMGEDAIGLAVAMRDGGDILVLGKALEGEFARLQKNLPAGMELRKVSDQPAAVKTSVGEFVQVLAEALAIVLLVSFFSLGVRTGMVVALAIPLVLAMTFATMYYLGIGLHKISLGALVLALGLLVDDAIIAVEMMAIKMEQGYDRLKAASFAWTSTAFPMLTGTLITAAGFLPIATAQSSTGEYTRSIFQVVTIALLASWVAAVVFVPYLGEKLLPDLAKMHAAKHGSDGPDPYGTPFYQRVRRLVEWCVRRRKTVIVLTLLLFVGSVALFRFVPQQFFPASGRLELMVDLKLAEGASLSNTADQVKRLEALLKDHAGIDNYVAYVGTGSPRFYLPLDQQLPATSFAQFVVLAKTIEERESLRTWLIETLNEQFPDLRSRVTRLENGPPVGYPVQFRVTGEHIEEVRALARKVAAKVRENTHVVNVHLDWEEPSKIVYLNIDQDRARALGVSTANMSKFLQSSLTGSSVSQYREDNELIEILLRGTVHERTELSLLPSLAVPTDNGKSVALSQIATLEYGFEEGVIWHRNRLPTVTIRADIYGKEQPATLVQQILPTLEGVRAELPDGYLLDVGGTVEDSARGQNSVKAGVPLFIVVVLTLLMLQLRSFSRTAMVFLTAPLGLIGVTLFLLVFRQPFGFVAMLGTIALSGMIMRNSVILVDQIEQDIKAGLAPWQAIIEATVRRFRPIVLTALAAVLAMIPLSRSVFFGPMAVAIMGGLIVATALTLLFLPALYAAWFRVKKDVA from the coding sequence ATGGGTTTCAATCTTTCCGAATGGGCGTTGCGTAATCGCCAGATCGTACTGTTCCTGATGATCCTACTGGCGGTCGTCGGTACATTGTCCTACTCCAAGCTGGGCCAAAGCGAGGACCCGCCGTTCACCTTCAAGGCCATGGTGATCAAGACCAACTGGCCCGGTGCAACCGCCCAGGAAGTCTCGCGGCAAGTCACCGAGCGCATCGAGAAGAAGCTCATGGAGACGGGCGAGTACGAACGCATCGTCTCCTTCTCGCGCCCCGGTGAATCCCAGGTCACCTTCATAGCCCGCGATTCCATGCATTCGGCGCAGATCCCCGAGCTGTGGTACCAGGTGCGCAAAAAGATCAGCGACATCCGCCAGACCTTGCCGCCGGATATCCAGGGGCCTTTTTTCAACGACGAATTTGGCACCACCTTCGGCAATATCTATGCGCTGACCGGCGATGGTTTTGACTACGCGGTGCTCAAGGACTACGCCGACCGTATCCAGATTCAACTGCAGCGGGTGGCGGATGTGGGCAAGGTCGAGTTGCTCGGCCTGCAGGACGAAAAAATCTGGATCGAACTGTCCAACCTCAAGCTCGCCACCCTCGGTCTACCCCTGGCAGCGGTGCAACAGGCGTTGCAGGAGCAGAACGCAGTCTCGACCGCAGGCTTCTTTGAAACGCCGAGCGAGCGCGTGCAACTGCGGGTGTCGGGCAACTTCAAGAGCGTGGAAGAGATCCGCAGCTTCCCCATTCGCGTGGGCGACCGCACCTTCCGCATTGGCGATGTAGCCGACATCCACCGCGGCTTCAACGACCCACCGGCACCGCGCATGCGCTACATGGGTGAAGACGCGATCGGCCTGGCCGTCGCCATGCGCGACGGTGGCGACATCCTGGTATTGGGCAAAGCCCTGGAAGGCGAATTCGCACGCCTGCAAAAGAACCTTCCGGCCGGCATGGAGTTGCGCAAGGTGTCGGACCAACCGGCGGCGGTGAAAACCAGCGTCGGCGAATTCGTGCAGGTGCTGGCCGAAGCGCTGGCCATCGTGTTGCTGGTGAGTTTCTTCTCCCTCGGCGTGCGCACCGGCATGGTGGTGGCCCTGGCGATTCCGCTGGTGCTGGCGATGACGTTTGCCACCATGTACTACCTTGGCATCGGCTTGCACAAGATTTCCCTGGGGGCACTGGTGTTGGCGTTGGGTTTGTTGGTGGATGACGCGATCATCGCCGTGGAAATGATGGCGATCAAGATGGAGCAGGGTTACGACCGGCTCAAGGCCGCCAGCTTTGCCTGGACCAGCACCGCGTTCCCGATGCTCACCGGCACATTGATCACCGCCGCTGGCTTCTTGCCGATTGCTACCGCGCAGTCGAGCACGGGCGAGTACACGCGTTCGATCTTCCAGGTGGTGACCATCGCGTTGCTGGCCTCGTGGGTCGCCGCCGTGGTGTTCGTGCCCTACCTGGGGGAAAAACTCCTGCCGGACCTGGCGAAGATGCATGCCGCCAAGCACGGCAGTGATGGCCCGGATCCCTACGGCACACCGTTCTACCAACGTGTGCGGCGTTTGGTGGAGTGGTGCGTGCGGCGACGCAAAACCGTGATCGTCTTGACCCTGCTGCTGTTCGTTGGCTCGGTTGCGCTGTTCCGTTTTGTGCCGCAACAGTTCTTCCCCGCCTCGGGCCGTCTCGAACTGATGGTCGACTTGAAGCTGGCTGAAGGCGCCTCCCTGAGCAACACCGCCGACCAGGTCAAGCGCCTGGAGGCGTTGCTCAAGGATCACGCGGGCATTGACAACTACGTGGCCTACGTCGGCACCGGTTCGCCGCGTTTCTACCTGCCGCTGGATCAACAACTGCCGGCCACCAGCTTCGCCCAGTTTGTGGTGTTGGCTAAAACCATCGAGGAACGCGAAAGCCTGCGCACCTGGCTGATCGAAACCCTCAACGAGCAATTCCCCGACCTGCGTTCACGGGTCACCCGCCTGGAAAACGGCCCGCCCGTGGGCTATCCGGTGCAGTTTCGCGTGACTGGCGAACACATCGAGGAAGTCCGCGCCCTCGCGCGCAAAGTGGCGGCCAAGGTTCGCGAGAATACCCACGTGGTCAACGTGCACCTGGACTGGGAAGAGCCGAGCAAGATCGTCTACCTCAATATCGACCAGGACCGCGCCCGTGCCCTCGGCGTGAGTACGGCCAACATGTCGAAATTCCTCCAGAGTTCGTTGACCGGTTCCAGCGTGAGCCAGTATCGGGAGGACAACGAGTTGATCGAAATTCTCCTGCGCGGCACCGTGCATGAACGCACCGAACTGTCATTGCTGCCAAGCCTGGCGGTGCCGACGGACAACGGCAAAAGCGTGGCGCTGTCGCAGATCGCCACCCTTGAATACGGCTTCGAGGAAGGCGTCATCTGGCACCGCAACCGTCTGCCAACAGTGACCATCCGCGCGGATATCTACGGCAAGGAGCAACCGGCGACGCTGGTCCAGCAGATTCTGCCGACCCTCGAGGGCGTGCGTGCCGAGCTCCCGGATGGCTACCTGCTGGATGTCGGCGGCACGGTCGAGGACTCTGCCCGTGGCCAAAACTCGGTGAAGGCCGGCGTACCCTTGTTTATCGTGGTGGTGCTGACCCTGCTGATGCTGCAACTGCGCAGCTTCTCGCGCACTGCCATGGTGTTTCTGACAGCCCCGTTGGGGTTGATCGGCGTGACGCTGTTCTTGCTGGTGTTCCGCCAGCCTTTCGGCTTCGTGGCCATGCTGGGAACCATCGCGCTGTCCGGGATGATCATGCGTAACTCAGTGATCCTCGTGGACCAGATCGAACAGGACATCAAGGCGGGCCTGGCGCCCTGGCAGGCGATTATTGAAGCCACCGTCCGACGTTTCCGCCCAATTGTGCTGACAGCCCTGGCGGCCGTACTGGCGATGATCCCGCTGTCACGCAGCGTGTTCTTCGGGCCGATGGCCGTGGCGATCATGGGCGGGTTGATCGTGGCGACGGCGTTGACGCTGTTGTTCCTGCCGGCACTTTATGCTGCGTGGTTCCGGGTGAAAAAGGACGTCGCATAA
- a CDS encoding DUF4197 domain-containing protein, translating to MLRNSLRFTALCAGLLLGANAMALDLSSLSQGDASGGLKDALTQGAQIAVKQLGVPGGFSNNPEVKIGLPGKLGKVADKLKMFGMGDQVTQLETSMNKAAETAVTQAQPILVNAVKNMSVTDAKGILSGGQDSATQYLNKSSREQIRAKFLPIVKAATDKVGVAQQYNALAGKAAAFGAVDAKSANVENYVTEQALDGLFKMIAKQEETIRENPAAAATSLAKKVFGAL from the coding sequence ATGCTCCGTAACTCCCTTCGCTTTACTGCCCTGTGCGCCGGCCTGTTGCTCGGTGCCAACGCCATGGCCCTGGACTTGAGCAGCCTGTCCCAGGGTGACGCCAGCGGCGGCCTCAAGGATGCCCTGACCCAAGGCGCGCAGATCGCCGTGAAGCAACTGGGCGTACCCGGTGGTTTCAGTAACAACCCGGAAGTGAAGATCGGCCTGCCAGGCAAGCTGGGCAAAGTCGCTGACAAGCTGAAAATGTTCGGCATGGGTGACCAGGTCACGCAGCTGGAAACCAGCATGAACAAGGCTGCCGAAACCGCCGTCACCCAGGCCCAGCCGATCCTGGTCAACGCCGTGAAAAACATGAGCGTGACTGACGCCAAGGGCATCCTCAGCGGAGGCCAGGATTCCGCCACCCAGTACCTGAACAAAAGCAGCCGTGAACAAATCCGCGCCAAGTTCCTGCCGATCGTCAAGGCCGCCACCGACAAGGTGGGTGTGGCCCAGCAATACAACGCCTTGGCCGGCAAGGCCGCGGCGTTTGGCGCAGTGGACGCCAAGAGCGCCAACGTCGAAAACTACGTGACCGAGCAGGCGCTGGACGGGTTGTTCAAGATGATTGCCAAGCAGGAAGAAACCATTCGCGAAAACCCGGCAGCGGCGGCCACCAGCCTGGCGAAGAAGGTGTTTGGCGCGCTGTAA
- a CDS encoding YbaY family lipoprotein → MKKIILLGLTALLGACQSMSPTPKASLDGEVFYLQRIALPPSATLSVSLQDVSLADAPAVTLAEQKGPVKGQVPLPFHLSYDPSQVKPGHSYSVSARIELDGKLLFITTERHAVQLNGEDPQPLRLRVDAVAH, encoded by the coding sequence ATGAAAAAGATCATCCTCCTGGGCCTCACCGCCCTGCTCGGAGCCTGCCAAAGCATGAGTCCCACGCCCAAGGCCAGTCTCGACGGCGAAGTGTTCTACCTGCAACGCATCGCCCTGCCGCCAAGCGCGACCTTGAGTGTCAGCCTGCAAGACGTGTCCCTGGCGGATGCACCCGCCGTGACACTCGCCGAGCAGAAAGGCCCGGTCAAAGGCCAGGTGCCGCTGCCCTTCCACCTGAGCTATGACCCGTCGCAGGTCAAACCCGGCCACAGCTATTCGGTGAGTGCTCGCATCGAACTGGATGGCAAGCTACTGTTTATCACTACCGAACGGCACGCTGTGCAGCTCAATGGCGAGGACCCACAACCTCTGCGCCTGCGCGTTGATGCTGTGGCTCATTGA